The following coding sequences lie in one Haematobia irritans isolate KBUSLIRL chromosome 3, ASM5000362v1, whole genome shotgun sequence genomic window:
- the LOC142228870 gene encoding glucose dehydrogenase [FAD, quinone]-like, which translates to MNFLFVFILAEFLLVPLLVKGQGQRIERNFFGYAANILREASRLEELENSPNEAGRLLKEYDFIVVGAGTGGCTVAARLSEISQWNVLLLEAGGPELLAVDFPIAANVLQLSQEINWAYATQPSDKFCLGMVDRRCNFPRGKVMGGSSVLNYMMYTRGNRRDYDTWARMGNVGWSYKDVLPYFRKLEGSIIPDAEAEYVGRKGPVRISYAKFHTKFSEAFVEAAQENGTKYLDYNGRIQTGVSYIQTTTDQSVRWSANRAYLYPLKGKRPNLHIRKRAHVLEILIDPQTKTAYGVKFETNGRTYEVRASKEVISSAGAINTPQLLMLSGVGPAKHLRKMGIKPLADLAVGFNLQDHVAPPLNIVANVSSTNIEDIFTADEVLKLQTHNSIISLPGGLEALAFYDLDHPHLEDGWPDIEFITAASSYHANPYLALSAGIRRDIFADLYSDAIKKKLNVFAIASMQLQPRSRGRILLRSKDPKKYPLIYPNYFHNPYDLNIIVRGLEKIIGLLDQPAMRRINATVLESSIRPCRHLGDIKSRPYLECYVRHLSTTIYHQSGTAKMGPKTDREAVVDPRLRVHGIGNLRVVDASIMPKIVAGHPNGPIYMIGEKAADMIKEDYGVLRKR; encoded by the coding sequence TTATTGAAGGAATATGATTTTATTGTGGTCGGAGCGGGGACAGGAGGCTGTACTGTGGCTGCCCGTTTATCGGAAATTTCCCAGTGGAATGTTTTGCTCTTGGAAGCCGGTGGCCCAGAATTACTCGCTGTGGATTTCCCTATAGCTGCAAATGTTTTACAATTAAGCCAAGAGATTAATTGGGCCTATGCCACACAGCCTTCGGATAAATTCTGCCTGGGTATGGTGGATAGGCGTTGCAACTTTCCTCGAGGCAAGGTCATGGGTGGCTCTTCAGTTCTTAATTATATGATGTATACCAGAGGTAATCGTCGCGACTATGATACCTGGGCCCGTATGGGTAATGTGGGATGGAGCTATAAGGATGTTTTACCGTATTTTAGAAAACTGGAGGGCTCCATAATTCCCGATGCCGAAGCAGAATATGTGGGACGCAAAGGTCCAGTGAGAATTTCCTATGCAAAATTCCATACGAAATTTAGCGAAGCTTTTGTTGAAGCTGCCCAAGAGAATGGAACTAAATATTTGGATTATAATGGCCGAATTCAAACTGGGGTCTCTTATATTCAGACCACCACCGATCAGTCGGTGAGATGGAGTGCCAATCGTGCCTATTTGTATCCTCTAAAAGGCAAACGACCTAATCTTCATATACGCAAGCGTGCCCATGTTCTTGAAATTCTTATAGATCCTCAAACCAAAACCGCCTATGGAGTAAAATTCGAAACAAATGGCAGAACGTATGAGGTAAGAGCCAGCAAAGAAGTTATCTCCTCGGCAGGAGCTATTAACACTCCCCAATTGTTAATGCTCTCCGGAGTGGGTCCGGCAAAACATTTACGAAAAATGGGTATAAAGCCTTTGGCTGATTTGGCTGTGGGCTTCAATTTGCAGGATCACGTAGCCCCTCCCTTGAATATTGTGGCCAATGTAAGCAGTACCAATATTGAAGATATTTTCACTGCTGATGAAGTCTTAAAGCTCCAGACACATAACAGCATCATTTCCTTGCCAGGAGGCCTAGAAGCTTTGGCCTTTTATGATCTTGACCATCCGCATTTGGAAGATGGTTGGCCTGATATAGAATTTATAACCGCAGCTTCATCGTATCATGCAAATCCCTATCTTGCCCTTTCAGCTGGGATTAGAAGAGATATTTTCGCCGACTTATACAGTGATGCCATAAAGAAGAAATTAAATGTCTTTGCCATAGCTTCCATGCAGTTGCAACCTCGCAGTAGAGGTCGCATTCTATTACGTAGCAAAGATCCTAAAAAATATCCTTTGATCTATCCGAATTATTTTCATAATCCTTATGATTTGAATATAATCGTTAGGGGATTAGAGAAAATCATTGGCTTACTGGATCAACCGGCAATGAGGCGAATAAATGCTACTGTCTTGGAGAGTAGCATAAGGCCATGTCGTCATTTAGGTGATATCAAATCAAGACCCTATTTGGAATGTTATGTTCGTCATTTGAGCACTACCATATATCATCAATCGGGCACTGCAAAAATGGGACCAAAAACGGATAGAGAAGCTGTAGTCGATCCACGTTTACGTGTACATGGTATAGGAAATTTGCGTGTTGTTGATGCCAGtattatgccaaaaattgttgcGGGTCACCCCAATGGACCCATCTATATGATAGGTGAAAAAGCAGCTGATATGATCAAAGAGGATTATGGTGTCTTGAGAAAGAGATAA
- the LOC142228875 gene encoding glucose dehydrogenase [FAD, quinone]-like, with amino-acid sequence MDRVREGRAMADLEYSDNHVKLLKNYDFIIVGAGTAGCALAARLSEILSWKVLLLEAGGPELWPMDIPIVANMLQANHDINWAYRTQPSDEFCLGLKDKRCNFPRGRVMGGSSVLNYMIYTRGNRRDYDTWAQMGNDGWSYEDVLPYFKKLEDSMVPNAEKEYAGHHGPVKISYAKWRSRIGKTFVKAALQNGSHYVDYNGQDQMGVSFLQTTTDQVYRWSSNRAYLYPIKGKRSNLHIRKHAMVTKILIDPKTKVAYGVVYESQGQSFEVKARKEVILSAGAINTPQVLMLSGVGPAQHLRKMGIEPLVNLAVGYNLQDHIAPALNIVTNETTLRTQDFFDVDQVLNLHTGNTKLSLPGSVEALAFYDVEPSAQADGWPDIELFMSAGAFNQNPFLASAIGIRRDVMQSLYNDVDKTDTNVFLIFAMLLQPRSKGRITLQSRDPLKHPLIYPNYFQDPYDMEVLILGLQKIIALLDTPAMRHINAKLLDRHLPECRQYPNITSRAYLECYARHLTFTIYHQSGTAKMGPLSDQHAVVDPRLRVYGIKQLRVVDASIMPKLVAGHPNGPIYMIAEKAADMIKQDYGFLKN; translated from the coding sequence ATGGATCGTGTACGTGAAGGCAGGGCCATGGCCGATTTGGAGTATAGTGATAATCATGTGAAACTATTAAAAAACTATGATTTCATTATAGTGGGTGCTGGAACAGCAGGCTGTGCCTTGGCTGCTCGCCTCTCGGAGATATTATCGTGGAAGGTCTTACTATTGGAAGCTGGTGGGCCGGAATTATGGCCTATGGATATACCCATTGTGGCCAATATGCTGCAAGCCAATCATGATATAAATTGGGCCTATCGTACTCAACCCTCGGATGAATTCTGTTTGGGTTTGAAGGATAAACGTTGCAACTTTCCCCGAGGCAGAGTTATGGGTGGATCTTCAGTATTGAATTATATGATCTATACCCGTGGCAATCGTCGTGACTATGATACCTGGGCCCAGATGGGTAATGATGGATGGAGCTATGAGGATGTGTTACCCTATTTCAAGAAACTGGAAGATTCCATGGTACCCAATGCTGAGAAGGAGTATGCGGGTCATCATGGACCCGTCAAGATATCCTATGCCAAATGGCGTTCACGTATTGGCAAAACGTTTGTCAAGGCAGCTCTACAAAATGGCAGTCACTATGTGGACTATAATGGTCAAGATCAAATGGGTGTAAGTTTCCTGCAAACCACCACCGATCAAGTCTATCGATGGAGTTCTAATCGTGCCTATCTTTATCCCATTAAAGGGAAACGATCTAATCTTCATATACGCAAACATGCCATGGTAACGAAAATTCTTATAGATCCCAAAACTAAAGTGGCCTATGGTGTGGTGTATGAGTCTCAGGGACAATCGTTTGAGGTAAAGGCCCGCAAGGAGGTTATTTTGTCGGCAGGAGCCATAAATACTCCACAAGTGTTAATGTTGTCGGGAGTGGGACCCGCTCAACATCTGCGGAAAATGGGCATAGAACCTCTAGTAAATTTAGCTGTTGGTTATAATCTTCAGGACCATATTGCCCCCGCCTTAAATATTGTAACGAATGAAACCACTCTGCGTACGCAGGATTTTTTCGATGTCGATCAAGTGTTGAATCTACACACAGGTAATACGAAATTATCTTTGCCTGGCTCGGTAGAAGCCTTAGCTTTCTACGATGTTGAACCTTCGGCTCAGGCAGATGGTTGGCCTGATATTGAATTGTTCATGTCCGCAGGAGCCTTTAATCAAAATCCTTTCCTAGCTTCTGCCATAGGTATACGACGAGATGTAATGCAATCCCTCTACAATGACGTGGATAAGACAGATACCAAtgtctttttaatttttgccaTGTTACTGCAACCCCGCAGTAAAGGTCGCATTACACTACAAAGCCGCGATCCCCTAAAACATCCTCTAATATACCCCAATTATTTCCAAGATCCCTATGATATGGAAGTTTTGATTTTGGGTTTGCAGAAAATCATAGCTCTTTTGGATACACCTGCTATGCGTCACATTAATGCAAAATTATTAGATCGCCATTTACCTGAATGTCGCCAATATCCGAATATTACTTCCCGAGCCTATTTGGAATGTTATGCTCGCCATTTGACTTTTACCATATATCATCAATCGGGTACAGCAAAAATGGGCCCACTGTCGGATCAACATGCTGTCGTAGATCCTCGCCTTAGAGTTTATGGCATTAAACAGTTGCGGGTAGTCGATGCTAgcattatgccaaaattggtggcAGGACATCCAAATGGTCCCATTTATATGATTGCTGAGAAGGCAGCCGATATGATTAAGCAAGACTatggatttttgaaaaattag